The following proteins are encoded in a genomic region of Liolophura sinensis isolate JHLJ2023 chromosome 5, CUHK_Ljap_v2, whole genome shotgun sequence:
- the LOC135465536 gene encoding carbohydrate sulfotransferase 11-like: MFAQSSDHPRPPDTQTDTQMLSRYLSIKNRCPNNGTKTVWLMSKHTLISKRYKFSVCFVPKIGSTFWKTVMRLLQNENLSEDKFTTGLLNLNKDEIHRVRLPWLSLLRHSEDGFSFPRSSRAVVFTRDPYTRLFSAYIDKIFLPSFWKFIGIAIVQQLRPDPSPESLECGHDVTFEEFLRYVINVEETGHVTASICDDHWAPVTSLCDVCRMKYDYIGKQESFLNDTNYIFQQLGLDKLMLSSLQPASSVRNSINTTVWSFGWFIQNSSCVADEEALHRVWYSLQTQGYMMVDTEAPWLSLDLKTANMADIVEAFLSSYDKNKPTSEQTKQQRHQVLVDAYSLVPLSVKRGIQNAFRYDFDLFDYDKEPTELFNNG, encoded by the coding sequence ATGTTCGCTCAGAGTTCCGATCATCCCCGACCCCCGGACACACAGACCGACACCCAGATGCTGTCCCGGTACCTGTCCATTAAGAACAGGTGTCCCAACAATGGAACCAAAACAGTGTGGCTAATGTCAAAACATACTCTGATCAGCAAACGTTACAAATTTAGCGTTTGTTTTGTTCCGAAAATTGGCTCTACGTTTTGGAAAACTGTAATGCGTTTGCTGCAGAATGAGAACTTGAGCGAGGACAAGTTCACAACAGGGTTATTAAATTTGAACAAGGACGAAATACACCGAGTCAGACTACCATGGTTATCTCTTCTAAGGCACTCAGAGGACGGATTCTCTTTCCCCAGGTCCAGTCGAGCTGTAGTGTTTACAAGGGACCCTTACACTCGCCTGTTCTCCGCGTatattgacaaaatatttttaccttcCTTCTGGAAATTTATTGGTATTGCTATTGTTCAGCAATTGCGCCCGGATCCGTCACCTGAAAGTTTAGAATGCGGACATGACGTCACGTTTGAAGAGTTCTTGCGTTACGTCATCAACGTGGAAGAAACGGGGCACGTGACCGCTTCGATATGTGACGACCATTGGGCCCCGGTGACGTCATTGTGCGACGTGTGCCGCATGAAGTATGATTACATCGGTAAACAGGAATCCTTCCTCAACGATACGAACTACATATTTCAGCAGCTGGGTTTAGATAAATTAATGTTAAGTAGCCTGCAGCCTGCGAGTTCTGTCAGGAATTCCATAAACACGACAGTTTGGTCATTTGGTTGGTTTATTCAAAACTCATCATGTGTGGCAGACGAAGAGGCTCTACATCGGGTTTGGTACAGTTTACAAACACAGGGCTACATGATGGTCGACACAGAAGCTCCTTGGTTGAGCCTCGATCTAAAAACAGCAAACATGGCTGACATAGTTGAAGCGTTTTTGTCATCTTACGATAAAAATAAACCAACATCTGAGCAGACGAAACAACAGAGGCACCAAGTTCTGGTAGACGCCTATTCATTGG